The DNA segment TAGGTTCTTGCCAGAGGTAGCCGAGGTTTGAAAGGCTCTCGTCGGCCTTCCTCGCACCGCTTTTGAGCCTCAGAAAGGCCCTGAAGTAGTGGTCGCGGTAGTATGCCAACAGGACATCAACACCGAGGTCGTACTTGGCGGCGTATCTAACAACCGTCCCTATGAGGATCCTCAGCCCGGCTTCGTGGCAGAGCTCGCCCCGTATGGGCTCGGCGAGGTACTTCCTGCGGCAGGCGTGCAGGTAAGCACCGCAGAGGACGCCCGTGTCCGTTGCGGTGACGGCAAGAACACCCCTTCTCCGGATGCTCCTCAGAGCCGTATCGAGAAACTCGACCGGCGAGCCGAAGGGGTCGAGGTCGAGGAAGTCGAAGTACCTGAACTTCTCGGCCATAAGCCTGTTCGCATCGTCTAGGTTGGCCACCACCTCTTTCTCTCCCCGAAAAGCGATCCTTTTCTCACTTATCCCCTCCCCCTCAACGCCGAGGTTCAGCCGGACGTTTTTCAGGATCAGGTTGAAGGCCTCTTTGCTTATGTCGTTGAGCCAGACTTCTTTGGCCGGAGTTTCGAGGGCATAGCGGATGCCCCTGATTCCAGTTGCAGAAAGGGCGTCGAGAACGGTCCTCGGTTTGAGCACTTCAACCGCTAGAACGCTTATATCGCGGTTTAATGCCATGACCGGGTTGTAGAAGACGGGGGCGTCGTATATCCTCTCCGCCTTCGGGACAAGGATTTTTGCAAGGCCCTCGCGCACCTCGATGAACTCCATCCTCTCACCGGAGAAAGAAAAGGTTGGGAGGTTTAAAGGATTACGCTCAGAGAATCTCAACGTAGTCCCCAAGGGCCTGCCCAGGGAGGCCCGGCTTGAAGTACGCCTTTACCTCGCCCCTGTTGCCGTGCGTCCTGAGGATTTTGCCGTACATCTTCCTGCCGGTCGGGGTCGTCCAGACGACCTTCCTGCCTATGAGCTTTGAAGCCGCGTTCCTGTCGTCGATGCCGAGGGGCTTCAGAATCATGTGGTGGTTGTCCTGGTGCTCATGCGTACCGGCGTAGGCAAGGACGAGAGCCTTTCCCCTGGCCATCGCCCTCACCCCCACCGACTCCTACCAATTCGGGGTTGCGTGAGGGACTTTTAAGGTTTATCCTCAAAGCCAGCCAGTCCGTCGTCTATGCTCAGGATCTCCCGTATGCTCTTGATCTTGATGAAGTTTTCCCTGTCAAACAGCAGTGCCACATCGCTCTTGTAGGGGGAGAACTTCTGGACAAAGAGGGTATTCTCGTCCAGAACGTACGTGAACCTGCTGGGACTGTCGTCGACCCAGACAAACGGCTCCTCTGGATAGAGCTCCCGCAGTGTCTCGAACTTCTTGAGCATGTCCCTCGTGCCCTTAAACGTTATGACCTCGTCGAACTCGTCGTACCAGTTCGTCTTTTTCATGAAGATGACCTTCCCTCCGGGATACGTATGCTCCCCAGAAAAGCTTATCACACGCCGTCCCCGCCTCCTGAGCTCCCTGATGACCTCCCTGGCGAACGGAAAGTCTTTGATGTACCTGGGCATGAGCTTGTAGTACTCGTGTATCGTGCCCTGTGCAACGAGCTCGTGGATGACTCCGAGGTACTGGTAGGTGAGCTTGCCCTTGATGAAGAGGAAAAGCGCCTTGTAGTAGTCCTCGTAGAGGTCGCTCTCTATCACCGCAGGGATTGTCTTCTCGATAGCGATTCGGAGGGCCTTTTCGACTGCCCCGGTGCTGTCCACAAGGGTGCCGTCGAAGTCAAACAGGTACACCGTCACTTTGATCCCCTGGATAGTTTCCCCTCGGGGTTTATAACTCCTTTCAGTCTCTTCGCGGGTATGCACGATGCCCTCCGAAAGGGTTTTATTGGTGGTACAGTTAAAGAGACCCGGTGGTTGCCAGATGAGGATTAAAAGGCTCCAGGAATTCATTGAGGAGAAGGAACTTGACGCCGCTTTAATAACGGCAAAAGAGAACCTCTTCTACTTCACTGGAAGCTCCCCTGTTCTGGGAGGTTACCTCGTTGTTGCTCCTGACGATGTCCTTTTCATAGTCCCCGAGCTTGAATATGAGGAAGCGAGGGAGACCTCGAAGGTACCCGTAGACAAATTCAAGACAGGTAAAGAACTTTACGAGAAGCTCAAAGGATTTAAACTCACAAAGCTTGGCATCGAGGGGAAGACCAGCTTCTCGACGGTTCAGTCCCTCAAAGAAAAGGCAGGGGTGGAGGACTTCGTTGTGGTTGACGATGTTATCAAAGAGCTAAGGATTATCAAGACCCCGGAGGAGATTGAGGTCATAAAGGCCGCCTGCGAAATAGCGGACATGGCCATGATGGCCGCCCTTGAGGAGATAAGCGAGGGCAAGCGCGAGAGGGAGATAGCGGCGAAGATGGAGTACGTCATGAAGATGAACGGGGCGGAAAAGACGGCCTTCGACACGATAATAGCCAGCGGATGGCGTTCTGCCCTGCCCCATGGAGTCGCCAGCGACAAGAGGATAGAGAAGGGCGATCTGGTCGTCATAGATGAGGGAGCTTTATACCGGCACTACCACTCGGACACGACGAGAACGATAGTCGTTGGCTCTCCAAATGAGAAGCAGAAGGACATCTACTACGCTGTCCTTGAGGCTCAGAGAAAGGGCGTTGAAGCGGCCAGGCCAGGCATAACGGCCAAGGAGCTGGACACCATCGTCAGGGACGTCATCAAGGAGTACGGCTACGGAGACTACTTCATACACTCCACCGGACACGGCGTCGGACTTCAGATACACGAGTGGCCGCGCGTGAGCCAGCAGGACGAGACGGTTCTCAAGCCAGGGATGGTGATAACAATCGAGCCTGGAATCTACCTCCCCAAGTTCGGCGGAGTGAGGATAGAGGACACTGTTGTCATAACTGAGAACGGTGCTAGGAGGCTTACAAAGACCGAGAGGGAGCTGATTTAGTTTTCCCAAAACTTTTATTTGCCCCTCCGCATAACCAACGGATGGTGGGGGAAATGGAAGACGTTGAGAGACTGATACTCCAGGAGCTTCGCGAGATCAAGGAAGAGCTCAGGATACTAAACTCAAAGATAGACAATTTTGCCGGTTACTTCGAAGTCAGTGAGGAAGAGCTCCAAGAGCTTATAAGTGAACTTGAGGATGCCAAGAAAAACGGCGTTAGATTAGAGGAGATTCTCCATGAGCTATAGTGTTGTCCTGTCCCGAAAGAGCAAGAAATTTCTCAAAAAGGTGCCTCCTCAGGACAAGAAAAGATTAGTGGGGGCTCTGGTAAAACTTGAGCAGAACCCGTGGTTTGCACAGTACAAAAAGGTTAAAGGATATCCATTTTACCGCATTCGTGTTGGTGATTACAGGATAATATACAGCGTCGACGAGGATTCAAAAACCGTTTATGTTGTTATAATTGGGAGGCGAGAGAGCGTATACGACAACCTCTAAGGTGGTTATGATGCAGATAATCCACCAGGACGTCAAGGAGGGCAAGATAAAGGTCAAGGCCGAGACGCTCGACGACCTCTGGCACCTCTACCACATCATAGACCCGGGCGATACCGTTTACGCGAAAACGCTCAGGAAGCAGAGCCAGAGGAGCGATTCCCTGAGGGCCGAGAAGGTTGAGGTCATCCCGGTCTTTCTCGGCGTTAAGGCAGAGAAGATAAACTTCCACAAGTTCGCCAACCAGGTTCGCGTCACCGGGCCGATAGTCTACGCCAGCAGGGACGACGTCCCCCTCGGCAAGTACCACACGATAGCGATAGAGGAAGGCACGGTCGTTACCATTCAGAAGCCCCGCTGGAAGGAGCACCACATAGAGAGGCTGAAAGAAGCGGTTGAGGCATCAAAGAGGGCAAGGGTCATGATAGTCGTCATAGACGACGGCGAGGCGGACATGGCGATAATCAGAGAATACGGCGTCGAGATACTCAAGGGGATACGCTACAACCTCGGGGGGAAGAGGTACAGCACCAACCGCGAGAGCGAGGAGAAGAAGTTCTTCCACGACGTTGCCAAGAGCATGGAGGAGATAATCAGCCGTGAAGGAATAGAGAGGGCCATAGTAGCCGGTCCAGGCTTCGTCAAGGAGGACTTCCACAAGTTCCTGCGCGAGAACTACCCGGAGCTGGCCAAGAAGGTGGTAATCGAGGACACGAGCGTGACCGGGAGGACTGGCATCTACGAGGTCATAAGGCGCGGAACAGTCGATAAAGTCTACCACGAGAACCGCGTTGCTAAAGAGGTTCAGCTCGTCGAGAGGGTGCTTGAGAATATAGCTAAAAACAACGGCCTGGCCGCTTACGGTCTCAGAGAGGTCGAGGAGGCCGTGAACTACGGCGCCGTTGAAACGCTCCTGGTTCTCGACGAACTGCTCAAGGGAGAGCACAGGGAAAAGATAGAGGAGCTCATGGACGCGGTGAGGTATTCTAGGGGCGAGGTCGTTGTTATAAGCTCGGAGCACGAGGGAGGCGACAAGCTGAAAGCGTTGGGCGGCCTGGCGGCACTGCTGAGGTTCAGGGTGAAGTGAGTTTGGACTTTACAAATGCAAGGACGAGCTCAGCCAGTTTTATGGCATTTTCCGCCTCTTCTTTCTCCGGCTCATGAATGGTCGGATATCTTGCCTCCACAGCATAAGCGGTTAGAAGATCCACATCATCATCGAAGAGCTTTAAGAATTCAGAATCCACATCGGCACACAGGAGTATGAGCTCTCCAATATCATGGGTTCGTTTGATAGGTTTTCCCTTTGATACCAAAAACGCCTTTAAAGCCTTTTCAGCACACTGCTGGGCGTGAAAGGTTGCATAGTCGTAGTAGCCAAGAGAAAGGCTATTTTTGGCCAGTACAAGGTCTTTTTCAGCCTTTTCGAGCCATTTCCTAAAGCTCAAATTTTCACACCCTCCCTGAGAGCGTAGTAGTAAAGAAAACCCGTGTCATCCTTGACCTTTTCGAGTTCATCCTTAGAGATAAACAGGACGTCCACCTTGATTCCCTTTAACAGAAGCTCCCTGTGTATCCTTTTGTACGCTTCCAGTTCCTTCTTCCTCTCCAGTGGCCTGGAGAGGACCACCAGAACATCCCAATCGCTGTCGGCTCTAAAATCGCCCCTGGCTCTGGAACCAAAAAGGATTATATCATTGACCTCTAGGCCGAGCTCTCTTGATACACTGAGAATCACATCTCTGATTGCTTCACGGCTCATGGTCAGTAATACACCCTTCTGGTATTTATCCTTTGCCGTACAGCTCCACGTAGGGATCGCCCTCAAAGCGCGGGAACGGCCTCTCTTCACCGTGCTCTACCAAAATCCTCCCTTTCTCTTCCGTGAACTCCCCGAGCTCAAATGCAATAATTCCATTTTTCTGTAACTCTGTAATTAGGGAATTGGATTTTTCTGGTGGGACTATCGCTATCAGCGTCCCGCTTGAGGAGACGCTCCACGGTTCGATCCCGTAGAAATCGAGGACCTTCCGTACCATCGGGTCGAGCCGGAGCTTCTCGGCATATATCCTGAACCCAAGGCCGGAGTTGTTGGCTATCTCGTGGAGGGCGGTTAAACCCCCCTCGGTGGCGTCGTGCATGCCCCTCACAAAGGGCTTTGCAGTGAGGGCCTCAGGAACAACGGTTTCAAATCTGAAGGACTTCTTGAGTCTGGCTATCTCCCTGAAGGACAGGAGCTTCCTCAGCTCCATCTCACGGAAATAGGAAGCCGAGACCGCGAACTCCAGGCCGACTTTGCCGGTCACGACTATTTTATCACCGGGCCTGGCCAGCGGGAGCTTCAGCTCGTCCTTCCTAACGAGCCCCATCGCGGTGGTGGTAGCGGTTGGCTCAGCCACGCTTGGATAAACACCCGTGTGGCCGCCTATTATCGAACTCCCATACTTCCTGCATTCCGCGTTTAAGTCTCGCATTGTCTTTTCTAGAAAACCCTTCTCGCTTCCGGGCGGGAGGAGAATATCAAGGACGAGCCACCTCGGCCTCGCCCCGAAAACCGCCACATCGCTGGCCGCGAAGTGGTACGCAAAGAACCCGAAGGTCTCTCCTGGAACACCCAGAACTGGGTCCGTGGCGACGATCAGGTAGTGATCGCGGTCGTATTCAAGGACGGCCGCGTCAAAGCCCTCTCTGGGGCCGTAGACAATCCTCATGTCCTCTATCCCAAGGTTGGGGAACACGGTATCCCTCAGGACATCGTTCCTCAGCTTTCCGGGCGGGAGCCTCATTCTTTTCCCCCCATAAACCTTGAAATAACTTCCCTCGCCTCGCTCAGTGCCTCCCCATCGCAGTCCCAGCACATTATCTCGAAGCTTGGCACCCGGACGCTCATGCGGACTTTTTTCCGCCGGGCGAGTTTGCTTATCTCGTAGTTGGCCCCGTAAGCCAAGTCCATCAGTTCGGGGGTTACCGTCTCCTCCCGATCTATGTACTGGAGAGGGCAGCCCTCACGCCACTGCCTCCTCCGGGCGTGCTCGTACATGCGGTAGGGTCTTATTCCGGCCTCTTCTGCAAGTGCTTCAACTTCCTCGGCCGTGTATTTAATCAGAGGTCTGAAGAAGGGAATCCCAATCCTAGGTATGTCGCAGAGCCTTATATCTCCCGCGCACTGATCCAGCAGGGCACCTATTATCTTGTCGTTGGCATTGTCTCCCTTGGCAAGAACGTCGAAGCCGTTGTTGAGGGCGAACCACTTGGCGTTCCAGAGCATAACCTTCTTGCAGTTTATGCATATCGGCCCCTTTCTCCCCACCGCTTCGCGCAGAAGGCCGTCGGTTACGTCCACCAGGAAGTGCTCGACGCCGAGACTCTTGGTGAATCCCATCGCCCAGTTCAGCGTCTCCCTCCAGCTCCAGCGGTGGAAAAATGTGAGGGCTGAAACGTCCAGGCCGGCTTCTTTCAGTAAGTATAATGCGAGCGAACTGTCCTTTCCGCCGGAAAAGAGAACGAGGATTCGCCTTTCGTAGAGGCCATTCTCCTCTGAGAATTCCCTGATGTCCTCAACGGCTCTCTCAATCATGGGAAAAAGTAGCCGGAGAGGCTTAAAAATCTAAGCCTCACACGTTGATCTTGCCGACCCACTGCTCCGCCAGGTCGCCGAATATCGGGAACTTGTAGCGCTCGCCCTGGTAGGCCTTGAGCATGCCAAGGATCCAGAACACCAGCGCAAGGAGGGACAGCAACATTCCGACCAACATCCCCAGCAGGGGGACGAATCTGAAGATTATCTGCAGAACCCATATGCTGATGAAGGTTATCGTTGACTGCATCGCATGGAAACGGACGAAGTCGCTCTCCTTCTCAAGCAGCAGAAGGATAATCCCCGTTATGGGGCCGAGCAGATATGCTATGAGCCCTTCAATGTTCTCCTCCATCCCGAGGGAGGTCTTCTTGGGCTCCTCCGGTGGAATTTCCTCCATTGCAAACACACCTCCGAAACTCAATTAATTGTATTTTACCCAACTCCTTAAATACCTTTCCAAAGTTTTAAGGCGTCCCTTTGGGATTAAAACGGGAAATTCTCTGAACCGGAAACTTTCTGATTTCGAACCCCTGAGTTTTGTTAGGCTCACCAAAGCTTTTTAAGGTTGTCGAGGGACTGGAATATCGAATTAGGATAGCCTAACGGTGATGCTCATGGTTGTACCTTTAAGTGAGATGGGCCCCGGGGATAAGGGAATAGTTGTCAACATCCTTGGAGGGCACAACGCCCGGCAGAAGCTTGTCTCCATGGGCCTAACCCCCGGGGCAACGATTCAGGTGCTCGAATCCCACCCCATGGGGCCAATAATAATCTCCGTCGGTGGTGTAAGGTTCGCCATAGGTAAGGGTCTTGCGGGCAGGGTCATGGTGAGGAAGCTCTGAGGTGTTCTTCATGATGAAGGTCGTGGCTCTTGCTGGAAACCCCAACGTCGGAAAGACGACAATCTTCAACTCTCTGACGGGAATGAGGCAGCACGTAGGGAACTGGCCCGGAGTGACCGTGGAGAAAAAGGAGGGAATACTGGAGTACAGGGGGGAGAAGTTCTTGGTGATTGACCTGCCGGGGATATACTCGCTCACCGCACACTCCGTTGACGAGCTTGTCGCAAGGGATTTCCTCCTCAAGGGGAGCGCGGATGTTGTTGTTAACGTCGTCGATGCCACGGCCTTAATGAGGAACCTCTTTCTGACGATGGAGATTCTTGAGATGGGGCTGAAGAACGTCATCATTGCCCTGAACAAGATTGACCTAGCTGAGAAGAGGGGCATTGAGATAAACGTGAGGAAGATGGAAGAGCTCCTTGGGGTTCCGGTTGTCCCGCTGAACGCAAAGGGAGGAGTCGGCCTGGATCAGCTTAAAGAGACCATCTATAAAATGGCCTCCGGGAAGCTCCGGGCTAGTCCAGTCGTGCCGAGATATGACAGAGAGGTCGAGAGGGAAATCGAGCACATAACCACCGTTCTCAGGGGCACAAAACTGGCCGACCATTACAACCTCCGCTGGCTGGCGGTGAAGCTCCTCCAGAGGGACGACGGCGTCATAAAGCTCGTCCTCCGCCATCTTGGAAAGGAGAAGCTCGACGAGATCATGGGACATATATCAGAGGTCGAGGAGAGATACAAGAGGGCGATGGATCTCATAATAGCCAGCCAGAAGTACGAGTTCATAGACGGGCTCATGCACAGATTCGTCAGGTATTCCCACGAAGGGGGCGAGACCTTCAGCGATCAGCTCGACAGGTTTCTGACCCACCCGGTCTACGGTCTCTTCGCACTGTTCGGGGTGTTCTACGTTATTTTCAAGTTCGTCTTTGCGATCGGACTGCCCCTCCAGGGCATGCTGGATGACGGTTTCGTGGCTTTCGGCCAATGGTTGGCGCCACATATCACCAACGAAGTACTGCGCGGTCTGATAGTCGATGGCATAATAGCCGGCGTTGGCTCGGTTCTCAGCTTTTTCCCGCTCGTCTTCCTGCTGTTCCTCTCCATGTCCATCCTGGAGGACGTTGGGTACATGGCGAGAGCGGCTGTGGTCATGGAGCGCATCATGAGGAAGTTCGGCCTCCCCGGAAAGAGCTTTATACCGTTAGTGCTCGCCTTCGGCTGCAACGTCCCCGCTGTTATGTCAACGAGAACCCTCGACGATGAGAGGGACAGGATAGTGACCATGCTGGTCAATCCCCTGGTTCCATGCAGTGCCAGGCTGAGCGTCATAAGCTTCTTTGCCGGGGCGTTCTTTGCGAGCAACCAAGCGCTCGTTGCGGTGAGCATATATGCCACTGCAATCCTCCTTGCACTGATCGTGGCATGGCTCCTGAGCAGGTTCGTTGTGAAAGGAGAAGAGAGTCCGTTCATAATCGAACTGCCAGAGTACCTGATACCCTCGTGGAAAACAGTGACACTCCACTCCTGGGAGAGGAGCAAGGAGTTCATCAAGAAAGCCGGGACGATTATCCTGCTCGGATCAATTGCTATCTGGTACCTTAGTGCCTACCCCGTTGAGATAGGAACCGGGGGAAGCTACGCCGAGAGGCTGGGAACCCTCTTTGAACCGTACATGAGGCTCATGGGGCTGGACTGGAAAGCGGCCGTTAGCCTGCTCTTTGGGATCATCGCCAAGGAGAACGTCATCTCGACCTACGGCATAATCTACGGCAGTGTTGACGAGATAGTAAATGCCATGACGCCCCTCCAGGCGTTTGTGCTGGCGCTCGTCACGACCCTTTACATACCGTGCATAGCAACAATAGGGGCCATAAGGGCCGAGAGCAACTGGAAGTGGGCGGCGTTTACCGTGATCTATATGATAACCCTGGCAAGCATCGTGGGTATCCTGGTCTGGAACGTTGGCACAGCCTTGGGGTATTGAGGTGGGGGCATGCTTGAGAGGATACTCGAACTCATAAAGGCCGGAAAGAGCATAGACGAGATATCCGATGAACTCTCAATGCCTCAGGAGGAGGTGGAGGGTGCCCTGAAGATCCTGGAGAGCCTTGGCTATATCGAGAGGGTTGAATCCGGAAGCTCCGCCTGCAAAAGCTGTCCCCTCAGCAGTGTCTGCCCGGGTTCGTGTTTCAGGTTCAAGGGGAAGGTGTACACCGTGACTGACTTTCGGATTGATGGACAGGAATGAACCTCTAGACCTTCCAGTCCATCGTTGGGCATATTTAATGGCCGTAAAATATATAAGTTCCCCGCCGCAGTGTTAAATGGTGATACCATGAAAGCTGTTATTCTTGCTGGCGGTTTTTGAACAAGGTTGAGGCCGCTGTCATCGACCAGACCGAAGCCCATGATCCCGGTTCTCGGAAAGCCCAACCTCCAGTACCTCCTTGAGAGCTTGGAGAAGATACCGGAAATCGATGAGGTAATCCTCTCGGTTCACTACATGCGCGGTGAGATAAGGGAGTTCATAGACGAGAGGATGGCCGACTATCCCAAGGGCATCAAGTTCGTCAACGATCCCATGCCCCTTGAGACTGGCGGTGCCCTCAAAAACGTCGAGGAGTACGTGAGCGATGACTTTCTGGTTATCTACGGAGACGTATTCACAAACTTCGACTTCAGGGAGCTGATAGAGGCCCACAAGGAGAACGATGGCATGATAACCGTCGCCGTGACCAAGGTTTATGACCCCGAAAAGTATGGAGTCGTCGAAGTGGACGAGGAGAACAAGGTAACCCACTTCGAAGAAAAGCCCAAGAGGCCCAAGACGAACCTCGTTGATGCGGGAATATACGTTGTCAACAGGAAGGTGCTGGAGGCCATTCCCCGGAGCAAGGAGGTCTACTTCGAGAGGGAAGTGCTCCCCAAGTTCGTGAGCCAGGGCGCCGTTTATGCCCACAAGATACCCCGGGAGTCCTACTGGATTGACCTCGGAACGCCCGACGACCTGTTCTACGCCCACCAGCTTGCCATGGACGAGATAACCAAACAGAACGGCTACTACACAATCAAGGAGGGAGCCGAAGTTCCCGAGGATGTCGAGATTCAGGGGCCGGCATACATAGACGAGGGGGCAAAGATCGGGCACGGCGTTAAGATAAAGGCCTACACCTACATCGGCCCGAACACAGTTGTTGAGGAGAAGGCATACCTCAAGCGCGCCATACTCATCGGCAGCGACATCGTCAAGGAGCGCGCCGAGATAAAGGACAGCATCCTCGGAGAGGGGGTCGTCGTTGGGAAGAACGTTATCCTCAAGGAGAACGCCGTAGTCGGCGACTACGCGAGGATATACGACAACCTGGTCATCTACGGGGCAAAGATACTCCCGTGGAAGAAGGTCGAGGAGTACGAGGCATACCTCAAAATAAAGCTCGACCCGACGAAGGTCAGGCCGGGTATCACACCAGAGCGCTGTCCGCTCGGTCTGCCGGAGTGCATCTACACCAAGTTCAAGGCGATAGCCGGTGAAAAACCGCCCTGCGACGAGTGCATAGAGAACCAGTGGCTCTTCTGAGCTTTTTCATTTAGTTCTTTCATTCTGAGTCGCTACCTGAGTTCAACGTTTTTAGACGTTCGACTGACGTTGGTGAGCGGGACTCAAGCTAAAGCTGCAGACTGACGAGGAATCCAGTAGGAACAATCCATCATAGGATAATGCACCCCAAAATCAATCCTGCTAAAAAGTCAAAAACTTTTGATGAAACTTTGCGTCAGCAAAGTTTCTTTCAGTACCTTATCCTCGGGTTATACTCCAGGAGCATGAGCCCGTTTTTGAATATCCTTATCGTGCCGCTCTCCGAGAGGGTTATGGCTATCGCCTTGGTGAGCCGTGTTATTCCTGCCGCGGCTATGTGCCTGCTCCCAAGGCCGGGGGGGAGCATGAGGTCTATCACCTTCGGCTCGACCTCAAGGTACCTACCTGCGGCGGCTATCCTCCCGTCGTCCCTGACAATGAACGCCCCATCCAGCTGGGCGAACTCCTTTATTATCTCCTTGCTGTTCCTGTCGAGGACATTTACCTTGTGGCCCTTGAAGGGGTTGGGTATGAGCTGATGGGAGTGCCTGAGAACCCGCCTCGTGTCCCCTATGACAAAGATAGTTCCAACGGGAAGACCTTCCCTGCCCTCGATGCTCAGCTCTATCGTTATCTCAAGAAGCCTCTGGAGGACGTTCTGATTCTGGGCAAAGAATCCCCTCATGGCGGATATGCTCTTTTTAACGGTCTTGATCCCAATCAGCTCGGGGGTAACGTAAACAAAGGAGTCACCCTCCCTGAGTATATCATGCTCAAGGAGAAAAGCGGAGATTAGGTTGAGAACGTTGTTTATGTCGAGGTTCTGTGGAATTGAGACCCTCTTTACCCTCTCACTCTCCACATCAAAAGAAGAACTGACGATTACAATGGTGACGTCCACATCGGGGACGCTCTCGGGTTCAACATCCTCCAGGATAACAAGAGCCTTGCCGTTGAGTGCCCTCACAACATCCACGGCGCTCTTTATCAGAACATCGGGAACCTCCTTGCCCATATTCACCAACCATTAACAAAATAACTTCGGCAGGTATAAAAACCTACCGTCCTTAGAAAACGTTAAAACATAACCCGCCGTAGGCTTTTCGGTGTGAGGGATGAGGATAGTCGTCGCAATCACCGGTGCGAGCGGTTCCATCTACGGTCTTCGGCTGGTGCAGGTTCTAAAGGAGCTTGGCCATGAGGTCGTTACAATAGCCTCCAGGACGGGCCTCGCAGTTATGAGGCATGAGACGGGAGTAGAATTCCGGCCGGACTACATGGAGGATGACCTCTTCGCCCCCATTGCTTCGGGTTCGAATCCCTTCGATGCCATGGTAATAGCACCCTGCTCCATGAAGACGCTCTCCGCGATAGCAACTGGATACGCCGACAACCTGATAGCGAGAACGGCCGACGTGGCGCTGAAAGAGCGCAGGAAGCTAATTTTGCTCGTCAGAGAGACGCCGTTTAACTTGATACATCTTCAAAACATGGTAAGGGTTACACAAGCTGGAGGGATAATTATGCCAGCTTCCCCAGGATTTTACACAAAGCCCAAAACTTTGGACGATATGGTAAACTTTATAATTGGAAAAATCTTAGACCTTCTTGGTATTGAGAACGAGATATACCCTCGATGGAGGAGTTAGCATGGTCCAGCTCGATGACCTTGATAGGGCTATCCTCCGCATCCTGAAGGAGGACGCTAGATTAACCATCTCAGAAATCGCCGATAGGCTAAACCGGCCCGAATCTACAATCCACTTCAGGATTAAAAAGCTCCAGGAGCGAAACATAATCGATAAATACACCATCGTTCTGGGCGAGAGCCTTCAGCCAAAGAGCCTCGCCATAGTTTACATCCAGGCTGAGACCCCGATAATTGAGGACTTCCTTGAGAGGTACATCCGCCACATAATGAAGACGCTCTCACTGCTCCCCAATGTTCTGGCCGTTGCCAGGAGCGGAAAGGACGGGGTAGTGGCTCTCATCGGCGAAGATAGTCCCGAAAAGCTCAACCGCTTCGTTGACGAGACGATCAGGGTTCTTCCAACTCTCAAACGGGTCGATGTTTTCGTACTGGACGAGTTCAGCAAGGGCGACGGCCTCGTGGGCTTCCTCGTGGGTGTTTAAATGGAGATAGAGGTCAAGTTCCGCGTTGACTTCGAAAGGGTCAAAAGGGCGATAGAATCCATCGGAGCCAGATTTGTGAGGGAAGAGATGCAGGAGGACGTCTACCTCTCCGTTCCCCTCCCCGAACTTCTCAGGGTGAGGCGGGTAGACAACCTCAACCGCTCTTTTCTGACGTATAAACGTATAGCAGACCCCGGCAGGAACGAGGAGTTTGACGAGATAGAGGTTGAGGTCTCCGATTTCGAGAAAACCCTTCAGATTCTGAAGCGCCTCGGCTTTAAGGAGGACGTGCGGGTCAGGAAGAAACGCCTGGTGTACCGCCTGGACAGGGTTACCTTTGAACTTAGCGAGGTCGAAG comes from the Thermococcus thioreducens genome and includes:
- a CDS encoding tRNA (guanine(10)-N(2))-dimethyltransferase, which codes for MEFIEVREGLAKILVPKAERIYDAPVFYNPVMALNRDISVLAVEVLKPRTVLDALSATGIRGIRYALETPAKEVWLNDISKEAFNLILKNVRLNLGVEGEGISEKRIAFRGEKEVVANLDDANRLMAEKFRYFDFLDLDPFGSPVEFLDTALRSIRRRGVLAVTATDTGVLCGAYLHACRRKYLAEPIRGELCHEAGLRILIGTVVRYAAKYDLGVDVLLAYYRDHYFRAFLRLKSGARKADESLSNLGYLWQEPNGRFEYTKAFLPEKLPSYGPLWLGPLKTQKFVDEMLSLAGTHSLAHKKTLSFIKTLLEELDVPFHYDTHALARKNNLQVGKLADIIEALREGGYHATRTHFSPVALKTDAPFEEVLGVLKSL
- a CDS encoding 50S ribosomal protein L35ae, which encodes MARGKALVLAYAGTHEHQDNHHMILKPLGIDDRNAASKLIGRKVVWTTPTGRKMYGKILRTHGNRGEVKAYFKPGLPGQALGDYVEIL
- a CDS encoding HAD family hydrolase → MTVYLFDFDGTLVDSTGAVEKALRIAIEKTIPAVIESDLYEDYYKALFLFIKGKLTYQYLGVIHELVAQGTIHEYYKLMPRYIKDFPFAREVIRELRRRGRRVISFSGEHTYPGGKVIFMKKTNWYDEFDEVITFKGTRDMLKKFETLRELYPEEPFVWVDDSPSRFTYVLDENTLFVQKFSPYKSDVALLFDRENFIKIKSIREILSIDDGLAGFEDKP
- the pepQ gene encoding Xaa-Pro dipeptidase PepQ — its product is MRIKRLQEFIEEKELDAALITAKENLFYFTGSSPVLGGYLVVAPDDVLFIVPELEYEEARETSKVPVDKFKTGKELYEKLKGFKLTKLGIEGKTSFSTVQSLKEKAGVEDFVVVDDVIKELRIIKTPEEIEVIKAACEIADMAMMAALEEISEGKREREIAAKMEYVMKMNGAEKTAFDTIIASGWRSALPHGVASDKRIEKGDLVVIDEGALYRHYHSDTTRTIVVGSPNEKQKDIYYAVLEAQRKGVEAARPGITAKELDTIVRDVIKEYGYGDYFIHSTGHGVGLQIHEWPRVSQQDETVLKPGMVITIEPGIYLPKFGGVRIEDTVVITENGARRLTKTERELI
- a CDS encoding type II toxin-antitoxin system RelE family toxin, with the translated sequence MSYSVVLSRKSKKFLKKVPPQDKKRLVGALVKLEQNPWFAQYKKVKGYPFYRIRVGDYRIIYSVDEDSKTVYVVIIGRRESVYDNL
- a CDS encoding mRNA surveillance protein pelota yields the protein MQIIHQDVKEGKIKVKAETLDDLWHLYHIIDPGDTVYAKTLRKQSQRSDSLRAEKVEVIPVFLGVKAEKINFHKFANQVRVTGPIVYASRDDVPLGKYHTIAIEEGTVVTIQKPRWKEHHIERLKEAVEASKRARVMIVVIDDGEADMAIIREYGVEILKGIRYNLGGKRYSTNRESEEKKFFHDVAKSMEEIISREGIERAIVAGPGFVKEDFHKFLRENYPELAKKVVIEDTSVTGRTGIYEVIRRGTVDKVYHENRVAKEVQLVERVLENIAKNNGLAAYGLREVEEAVNYGAVETLLVLDELLKGEHREKIEELMDAVRYSRGEVVVISSEHEGGDKLKALGGLAALLRFRVK
- a CDS encoding HEPN domain-containing protein — translated: MSFRKWLEKAEKDLVLAKNSLSLGYYDYATFHAQQCAEKALKAFLVSKGKPIKRTHDIGELILLCADVDSEFLKLFDDDVDLLTAYAVEARYPTIHEPEKEEAENAIKLAELVLAFVKSKLTSP
- a CDS encoding nucleotidyltransferase domain-containing protein; amino-acid sequence: MSREAIRDVILSVSRELGLEVNDIILFGSRARGDFRADSDWDVLVVLSRPLERKKELEAYKRIHRELLLKGIKVDVLFISKDELEKVKDDTGFLYYYALREGVKI